The Osmerus eperlanus chromosome 15, fOsmEpe2.1, whole genome shotgun sequence genome includes a window with the following:
- the LOC134034779 gene encoding gap junction delta-4 protein-like: MRRMSTSEILFVSVSHNITLVGKVWLILMVLLRVVVLLLAGYPLYQDEQERFVCNTIQPGCANVCYDLFAPVSLFRFWLVQLTALCLPYVTFIIYVVHKVSSGPDPDTSDPPGSGPLYKIRQESFRKKILRNTVPLKADQRFNGVYILQLLFRILLEAGFGAAHYYLFGFYIPRRFLCQQNPCTTQVDCYISRPTEKTVMLNFMLGTAALSLLLNVVDLFCALKRSLRQRCRRKMLVENLYEEEHYFLSPGGTGVDATLPLAQDQGEPGGSFRKRPASKCSSTVGGGSVGARLDLPLPPHGTLSPGLASSTPLGASDFPPPLEDGPEAGGSEVALCPPLPTGSPLLIRVSKRGRLKPPPPPRRDPAPPPGPGPLDASTAVRTRRMGQYTLVELTSGGELGASEEGQDKRSEWV, encoded by the coding sequence GGAAGGTGTGGCTGATCCTGATGGTCCTGCTGAGGGTCGTGGTCCTGCTGCTGGCCGGCTACCCTCTCTACCAGGACGAGCAGGAGCGATTTGTGTGCAACACCATCCAGCCCGGCTGTGCCAACGTGTGCTACGACCTCTTCGCTCCCGTCTCGCTCTTCCGCTTCTGGCTGGTCCAGTTGACcgccctctgcctcccctacgTCACCTTCATCATCTACGTGGTGCATAAGGTTTCGTCAGGCCCCGACCCCGACACCTCGGACCCGCCCGGCTCTGGACCTCTGTACAAGATCCGCCAGGAGTCCTTCAGGAAGAAAATCTTGAGGAACACGGTTCCTCTGAAGGCGGACCAGCGCTTCAACGGAGTCTACATCCTCCAACTTCTCTTCCGGATCTTGCTGGAGGCTGGCTTCGGGGCGGCACACTACTACCTGTTTGGGTTCTACATCCCTCGCAGGTTCCTGTGCCAGCAGAACCCGTGCACCACGCAGGTGGACTGCTACATCTCCCGGCCCACCGAGAAGACGGTCATGCTCAACTTCATGCTGGGGACAGCGGCTCTGTCGCTGCTTCTCAACGTGGTCGACCTGTTCTGCGCCCTCAAACGCTCCCTCAGGCAGAGGTGCCGGAGGAAGATGCTGGTGGAGAATCTGTACGAGGAGGAGCACTACTTCCTGTCGCCAGGGGGCACGGGGGTGGACGCCACCCTCCCTCTAGCCCAGGATCAGGGAGAGCCTGGCGGAAGCTTCCGGAAAAGACCGGCCAGTAAGTGCTCCAGCACGGTCGGTGGTGGTTCTGTGGGGGCCCGTTTGGATCTCCCTTTACCCCCTCATGGCACTCTGTCCCCTGGACTGGCAAGCTCCACCCCCCTAGGCGCCAGtgacttcccccctcccctggaggACGGGCCCGAGGCAGGGGGGAGCGAGGTGGCGCTCTGTCCTCCGCTGCCCACGGGATCGCCACTCCTCATACGGGTCAGTAAACGCGGTCGCCTCAAGCCGCCTCCGCCGCCCAGAAGAGACCCAGCTCCACCCCCGGGACCAGGACCCCTGGACGCGTCCACGGCGGTGCGCACCCGGAGGATGGGTCAGTACACGCTGGTGGAGCTGACGAGCGGTGGGGAGCTGGGGGCGAGCGAGGAGGGGCAGGACAAGAGGTCTGAGTGGGTGTGA